CTTCCCGGATAGTGGTCATGAGCCATAGAGCCGTAGGATTTTTAACCAGTATTTATGGAATTCCATTTTCAAAAATACAGTTGATAGAACATGGTGTACCGGATCTAGAAGCAAAAACTCAAAACCCGGTAAAACAGTCCCTGGCTTTCAAGAATAAACGGGTGCTGTTTACTTTTGGATTAATCAGCAGAAATAAAGGCCTGGAAACCGTGATTGAAGCACTACCCGCTATCGTTGCCCAGCATCCTGATGTGATGTATGTGATTCTTGGAACTACTCATCCGGGTGTAGTGAAAAACTCGGGTGAAGAGTATCGGGATAGCCTTAAGCGACTGGCAAAGAAGCTAAATGTAGAGGCTAACCTTACTTTTATCAATAAGTTTGTTTCCGAGGAGGAATTATTTGATTATCTCACAGCAGCGGAGATGTACATCACCCCTTATCTGAATGAAGCACAGATCACCAGTGGAACCTTATCTTATGCTGTAGGATCAGGCTCTGCGGTAATTTCTACCCCCTATTGGCATGCTCAGGAATTACTGGCGGAAAACAGGGGCAGACTATTTGATTTCAGGGATTCGGAAGGACTGGCAGTTGTGGTCAATGAATTGCTTGCGGATGAAGAGAAGCTGAATTCACTTAAAGCTAATGCCTACGAATATGGATTACACTTACGCTGGCCAAATACCGGGCAGGTATTTATAGATGTGCTGGAAGAAGCCGTTTCCAAATACCTGTCGGAAATGGAGAAAGCTGGCAAGCAAATCATTGATCCGGATATGATGCCTGCCTTTAACTTGGCCCATATCAAAAGACTGACCGATGATACCGGAATTGTTCAACATGCAAAATATGGGATCCCAAATCTGAAGGAAGGTTATTGCCTGGACGATAATTCCAGGGCATTGATTCTTGGAATTCTGGCTTATCAGCAAAACAAAAGCAAAGTTGCCTTAGAATTGCTTCCTATTTACCTTAGTTTTATTCAGTACATGCAACGTGAGGACGGAAATTTCAGAAATTTCCTGAGCTTCAAAAGAGAGTATCTGGATGAAGTTGGTTCTGAGGATTCTTTCGGTCGTACCGTCTGGGCACTTGGTTATCTGATCAGCAATGCGCCCAACAATTCATACCGGGAGTTTGCCCGGGATCTTTTCTTAAAATCGGCTAGTCACTTTAAAGACCTGAGTCACCTGCGGGGAATTGCCAATACCATTATCGGACTGGCAAAATACCTGGAAGCGCATCCTTACGATGGAAACATGAGAGAACACATGGATTTATTGGTAGCTCCGTTAAAAGCCTCCTATAAAACAAACAAAACCCGGGAATGGCATTGGTTTGAAGAAAAGATGACTTATGACAACGGCATTCTTCCGCTCGCTTTATTCTGCCATTATGAGGTCAGCAAAGATCCCGAATCTCTACATATAGGTTTGGAAAGCATGGAGTTTCTTTCACAAAAGACACTTAACGACGGTTATTTAAATCCTGTTGGCAACGATGGATGGCTTTTTAGGGAAAGTTCTGAAATGGCTTTGTATGATCAGCAGGCAATAGAAACGATGGCCATGGTTCTGATGTATTTCAAAGCCTATGAAATTACGAACGAACTCACTTACATTAAACAAATGTATTTATGTTATCAGTGGTTCTTAGGAGAAAACAGCTTACGTCTTCCTTTATATGATCATGAAACCAAGGGTTGTGGAGATGGATTGCAACCTCATGGTGTAAATCGCAACCAGGGTGCTGAAAGTACGCTTGCTTATTGGATTTCACACCTGATGGTTCTTCAGGCCTTAGAATCTGAATACGAATATATACAAAGCGGAGATTTACTTTCCATTCAGAAAGAAGCAGATAACCCACTAATCTAAGCATGAAGATAGCAGTATTAGCACCTGTGGCCTGGAGAACTCCTCCAAGGCATTACGGGCCCTGGGAACAAATGGCTTCCAACTTAACCGAAGGACTGGTAAAAGCCGGTATTGAGGTGACACTCTTTGCAACGGGAGATTCCCTGACCTCCGGAAAGCTGGATGCCGTAATCGAACAAGGCTATGAGGAAAACCGGGATCAGGATGCCAAAGTGGTCGAGTGCTTACACATCAGTAACCTCATGGAAAAAGCAGCTGGATTCGACCTGATTCATAACCATTATGACTTCCTTCCTCTCAGCTATTCCCATTTGATTAAAATACCGATGATTACAACCATTCACGGATTCTCTTCGGAAAAAATCATTCCTGTTTATCAAAAATACAACAATGGTGGATATTATGTTTCCATTAGTGATTCAGACCGGCATCCCTCACTTAAATATTTAAAAACGGTATACAACGGAATTGACACTTCTTCATTTGTCTTTAACAATCATCCTGAAGCTTATCTTTTATTTTTTGGCCGGATTCACCCGGATAAAGGAACTGCGGAAGCCATTCAAATTGCCATTCAAAGCAACCGAAAACTAATCATTGCAGGAATTATTCAAGACCATGACTATTTCAGAGATCGGATAGCGCCATTTTTAAACGCTGACATCGAATTTGTAGGTGCTGCCGGACCGGAACAGCGTAATAAACTTTTAAGGGAAGCCAGCGCCTTATTGCACCCCATCAGCTTCGAGGAGCCATTTGGTTTAAGCGTTGCAGAAGCCATGCTTTGCGGTACTCCGGTTGTCGCTTATCAGAGAGGTTCCATGCCGGAATTGATCAAACATGGTAAAACCGGATTTTTAGTAAAGGATGTGGAAGAGGCGGTTGAAGCTATTGCAAGGTTAGGATCGATTAACAGAAAGGACTGCCAGGAATGGGCAGTCAGCAGGTTTTCTCAGGAAAGGATGGTAAAGGACTATATCAGCCTTTACCATCAGATTTTATCTTCTACTTCGTAATTTCTTCTTTTAGAGCTGCTTTTTCCCTGGCTATAATTGCGCAGGAAGAGCTTTTTAGTTTGTCCAGCAGTAATTCAAGCTTCACTGAAGCGAAGGAAGAGCAATAATCCGACAATCCATAAGGAATGATCAGCTCATCATTATGGATAATCGAACCACAGGAATACAATACATTAGGAACATATCCCTCTCGTTCGTCATTATTTGGAACCACCAATGGTTCATCCAGCCGGCCAATTTCAATAGATGGATCGTCCAGATCGAATAAACTGGCACCCAGGCAATAACGGCGCATTGGTCCAACCCCATGGGTAATCACCAGCCATCCATCTTTCGTTTCGATCGGAGAACCGCAATTACCAATCTGGATAAATTCCCATGGGAACATCGGCGATTGCAATTTTACCGGATTGTCCCAAACGGTTAACTTATCAGAATACATCAGGTAATTATTCCAGCCATCAATCCTGGACATCATGGCATATTTCCCATTTATTTTACGGGGGAAAAGAGCAAGATTTTTATTTTGTGCTCCAATCCCATGCAAAGGACTGATTTTGAAATCATAAAAATCCGTTGTTTGCAAGAGTTTAGGCATGATCATCGCGCCGTCAAACGCGGTGTAAGTAGCGTAATAAACCACTGAACCATCATTTTTCACAAAACGGACAAAACGGGCATCTTCAATTCCTTTACGTTCAAATTCCGAGATTGGAAAGATGATACGGTCTGAGATGTCTGTATCCCTCGAGAAACTGATTTCATGGTAAGTATCAGACAACCATAGAATCTTATCATACTCTAACTTCCTGAGGTCATTTTCCTGGTGACTTTTAGTATCCAAAATGATCCTGCGTAAAGTTGCATAATCGAATTTTTCTTCCAATTTTTGTCCCAATTCATCCAGGATTTCAATATCGATCTTTGAATCTGCCGCCTTTTTCAGAAATAATTTCTTGTTATAGACCGCATTTTTTATGACTTCCGCTTCATCAATATAATTTCCCGCAGGAATAACAGTGATGTTGTTATCCCGATCGATCAGCGCCCGGCGAAAAACTACGGAAGAAATATGCCCTTCACCTACCGCTCTGAAGCTAATAATAACTCTTTTCTCTCCTTCTACCAATTCAGATTGATCAGGGTCTTCCACAATAGAGGGATTAAAGAAGGCTGCCGATTCTATGGAATATTCATGTGTAAAATACGAACCTATTAATAGCCGTTGGTATTTATCCAGGGATTCAGGATCGAAGCCAGCATCTCTAATGGCATTCACGACCTTCTTACAATGTCTTGTCAAGATTTTGGTAATGTTTCGATGACGTTTGGAATATTCCTGCAACAAGGGGGAGATAATTCCAAATATTTCCTGATCAGAGAGTGCCATTACATGTTTAACTACTTCTACTGCTCTCTCATCTCCATTAAAAAAGAATCGTGCGATCACTCGTTTTGGATCAGGATAGACTTTAACCGGTTTTCGTTCTACTAATAATCTCATGTGTTATTAACGTTTCATAAGGGTAAAAAGGTTTTATGAAATTAGAATTATTTTCAAATAAAACAAGTAACTATATGACATGGGCTCTGGAAAACATTCTTTTTGTCAGCATTTGTGCCAAAAAGCACACAAAATTAACTGACATTATTACAAAATAAGTCAAATCGTATATACAATTTCAAGACGCTAAAATGACAAACACAAACCTATTGTCATCGTAAAATAATAAAGAAATTCTTTCACATTTCTTATTCAACTATTAATTAACGAGTTAGGTAAAACATTCATTTTAAGCTATTCATTAGATATTTTGTTTGGCACAGCGGTTGACTATATGACATCAATGGTCAGAATATATAAAACAAAAAATGACCTGGTTAATCAATTAAAAAATAAGAAGATGAAAAAATTATTATTATCATTAGTTGCAGTTTCTGCATTCGCGTTTAGTTCTCAGGCACAAACTGAAAAAGGAAAAATTATGGTAGGTGGTAATGTTGCATTCGACACTAAAAAGAGCGATGCTGCGGGCGCTAAGTCCAATACAAATTTTCAGATCGTTCCTAGTGTAGGTTATTTCGTGGCAGATAACTTCGCAGTTGGTACGGGTGTAGGTTATGGTTACAGCAAAACCAGCGGTATTGCAGGACCTAACAATACTGTAATTTCCGGAAATAAGAACAGCTCATTTGTTGTTAGTCCTTTTGGTCGCTATTATGCAAACCTTTCTGAATCCTTCAAATTCTTTGGACAATTATCTGTTCCGATGGCATTTGGTAAAGACAAAGCAGTAGATGCAGAGGGCAATGTTGGTGCAAAAACAGCTTCTACTACTGAAATAGGTGTTGCCTTATCTCCAGGTTTTGCATTCTATCCTACTAAAAAGATCGGTATTGAATTTGCATTGAACGGATTAAACTACAACAATCTACGTAAAGAAGACGGTAATGGCGACAAAATTAAAGGTGCTGGTTATGATGAGTTCAGCTTTGGTGCTAACTTCTTTTCTCCAAAAATCGGAATCCAGTTACACTTTTAAGCAATTCTACTTCATCTAGATTTTGTTAGATAAACAGGCCCGGGCAAATCGTCCGGGCTTGTTGTTTTTAGGGATTTTTTTCTAATTTTAGTGCTGAAAGCGGCTCACTACTGCGATCAAAACTTCATAATCATAAAAAAACAATACTATACTAATGAAAAAAATACTTTTAATTGCCTGTGGCATTGGATTTTCATTTTCCATAAATGCACAGGAAAGCGCTTTAAAAACCATTAAAGATAATGCTGCAACAGCAGTTAAAAATCAAGGACAAACAGGGACATGCTGGAACTATTCTACCACGTCATTGATAGAATCCGAAGGACTACGCAAGGGATTGGGAGAATTTGACCTTTCAGAGATGTATACCACTCGTAATATCTACCTGGAAAAAGCCAAAAATTATATCCTCCGTCAGGGAAAAGCACAGTTTGGAGAAGGTGGATTGGGGCATGATCTGGTTCGGGCCATCGCGCTGTATGGTGCAATGCCTCAGGAAGCTTTCCAGGGAGCAAGCGGAGAAATCCCAAACCATACCGGCCTGGAGGAAGCGTTAAAGACTTATCTTGATGGCATACTAAAAAAACGTCCACTTGATGCCAACTGGTTAAAAGGTTACGAGCAGATACTGGACCAGAAGCTGGGTACTCCTCCGGCAACATTCGAGTATAAAGGAAAAAATTATAATGCAAAGACCTTTGCTAAAGAGGTATTAAAGTTTGATGCGAACGATTATGTAAACATCTCCTCGTTTACCCACCACCCTTATTACATGCCATTCATTCTTGAAGCTCCGGACAATTTTGCAAACGGGTCTTTCTACAACCTCCCTCTAAATGAGATGATAAATCTAACTAAATCAGCACTTAAAGAGGGATATACTGTGATGTGGGATGCGGATGTAAGCAGTAAGAATTTTCAGCAAAAGAAAGGATATGCCATGATGTTCGCCGATGATGCGGATGTAAAAGCAGAAACATTGAACCCAAATGCAAAAGAAAAAGCATATTCCCCGGAAATACGTCAGCAGTTATACGAAGACCTAACTACCCAGGATGACCACCTGATGCATCTAACTGGCTTAGATCAGTCCAGCGATGGAAAATACTTCTTTAAAGTCAAAAACTCATGGGGTGACGTAGGCCCGTTCAAAGGATATATCGAAGTTTCGGAACCTTATTTTGCAATCAATACAGTAAGTTTAGTCGTGCCTAAAGCGGCATTAAGCAAAGAATTAAAGAAGAAATTAGGTCTATAAATTATACTTAAAAAATGTTCTTTCGGTTTTCGAATCTTTAAAAGAAAGATTTACAGGACTGAAAGAACATTTTTTTTAACATTACTCTTCTTAGAAGTAGCCCATCCGGGTTGCCCAGAAAGGAAAAAATTGTCCCTCCCTCATAAAGTCGTTAAAGTAAGTTTCATCCAGCAACACCTCTGCTCCGTATGTTTTCAGAATTACGCTGAAGATACTTTGGTCATGCCGATGAGCAATAAATCCAGGGTCTCTTTCCCCTAATCATTAATCATACAACCTGCATCACAATAAATCAGAATATCGTCTTCCTTAAGCGCATCAAGGGCTCTCTTAATAAAATAAGGTTTCCAGATCATATACCCCCCTCCTCTCGGGAATTGAAGTATCTCTTGAAATCCCGCAGCAAATTCCCCGTCTATATCCTCTCGTGTAAATATGGTTACTTCGTCAAAAAATGAAGAGAATAACGCTGACTCCTTAAAAAACTCTCTTTGCACTTTATACATCACATCCCCATAGCTGATCAAATGTATCTTCATAACTAGCGTTTCAAGTTGGTTTTATTCAAGTTACAAAGAATTTGATTTCTTGGTTTCAAACACATTTTTTTGGGACAATTACCCCTGTTAGAGACATGAAATCTTCATTAAATTACGTTATAAAACTTCTTCAATGAGTATAAAATCATGAAAACAAAATATGAATATCCGTTAATTTCCTGTATCTGTATTACACACAACTGTCCAGAGTTGTTGCTCAAATCCATTATCAGCTTTGAACATCAGGATTATCCAAACAAAGAACTGGTAATCTCCTACCCCAGTACAGATGAAACCAGCAGAAATCTGATAGAAAAAGTTATCAGGCTGTCGCAATTAAACATTATACAAGTGGAACGAGAGAAAGAAGAAAGTTTAGGAAGCGCAAGAAATCTTGCTGTTACAAATGCAAACGGAAACTATATATGCACCTGGGACGATGACGACTGGCACCATCCGGAACGACTTACTTATCAGATGAACACCATTTTAAGCGATCAACAATACAAAGCCAGTATGATCAGAAGAGTAATATTGTACAATAAGGCGACAAGCATAGCTTACCTTTCTGTTTCTTATAACTGGAGTGGAACTCTTTTATGCGAAAAAGAACTGATAAACAGCATCCTTACCAAGCCACTAACCGTCTTGAAGACACTCCATTAATCCTATTTCTTGAATCTGAAAAATGTCTGTATCATATTGAAGATATTTATGAACTCTATATTTATATAAACCACGGGACTAATTTATTGGATCCTATTCATTTCAGATATTTCACGAGAAATGGCCCAAAGTTCAGTCCGGAAATCACAAAAGATATAGAGAATACCATCGGGGCCTCATTTGAAATAAAATAACCGATGTGCTCTAAACACACCGGTTATTTTCAAACTGGATATATTATGATAATTTACTTCTTTTGTTCGATCTCCCTTTCTATTTCAAGCACATCGACCTGATCTGATTGAGAAAAATCACCGATTAAATACTTATTGAAGTGATCAGCCAATTTCCAGAAAGTATACTCGGTTAAATCACCAAAGCCATGACGTTGTCCGGGAACGATTACAAACTCAAACCTTTTTCCCGCTTTCATCAAGGCATTGGCAACCCTTATGGTATTTGCCGGGTGTACGTTATTGTCAATATCGCCAGTCATCAGCATTAGATGCCCCTTCAGATTTTTAGCCAAATCAGGGTTTTTATCAATACTGTATTTAAATGTAGTATCACCTTTTGCAGAGATGATTTCCTTCACTCCATGATGTTTCTCGCTCCACCAGCGGTTATAAATGCTGTTGTCATGGTTACCCGCATTCGATACTGCTGCTTTAAAGAAATCAGGATAAACCAGCATCGCAGCAGTAGACATAAATCCACCCCCTGAATGCCCTGTAATCCCAACTCTACCTACATCGATAAAAGAGTTTTTATCTGCCAACTGCTCGACTGCAGCCTTTTTATCCGCCAACCCATAATCGCGCAGGTTTCCATAGCCAAAAGTATGGTACCATTTTGACCTTGCAGGATTACCTCCGCGATTACCTACAGTGATTACAATGTAGCCAAACTGCGCCAAACGTTCAGTTCGGTCCATACTCTTGCTGAAGGCCTTATTTACCGCTTCTGTTTGAGGTCCCGGATAAACATACTCTATAATTGGATATTTCTTGCCAGGATCAAAATCGAATGGTTTGTACATTACCCCATAAATATCTGTAATCCCATCGTCAGCTTTTACCTTAAACGGCTCTGGGAATTTATAACCTGTAGCCATTAACAAGGAGAGATCTGTTGTCTCCAGATTCATGATTACTCTTCCATTGTTGTCCATAACCACCGATTTAGGCGCAGTATTAACTCTGGAAAAGTTGTCTACAAAGAATTTGGCTTCATCATTCATACTGATTGAATGGTCAAAATCCCCGGGATTTAGTAATTTCATTCCGGAACCATCAAAATTGATGCGATACAAATGCACATAGTAGGGATCTTCTTTACTTTCTTTGCCGTTGGCGGTAAAATAAAGCACCCTATTTTTCTGATCTATATTAACAATCTCTTCACAATGAAAAGCACCTTGGGTAATTTGATTTTTCAGTTTTCCTGCAGCATCGAACAAGTAAAAATGGCCCCATCCATCGCGTTCCGACCAGTGGATGATTTCCTTACCATCATTAACCAATCCGGGACGGTTTACTTCCACATAAGTATTGAAGCGTTCGTCAATCAGCGAGTTCACTACTCCACTATGAATATCTACAGTACAAATATCTACCCTTTTCAGGTCTCTGCTGGTTCTTGAGAAATAGATTTTACTATTATTTCCCAACCAGATGGAAGGTCTGAATTCATTATCTCTATCCTTATTTAATGAAGGGGCTCCCCAGGCAGAAACGCTTTGATCTTTAAAAGCAGCGGTATTTAGCTTTTTATAAGTTTTAGCAGCAAAATCGAATAATAACATTTCATCTATCGGTGCTTCCGGCTCGCCGGGCATCTGGTACTTGTAAGTTTCCAGTGTAGGTCTCCCAGCGCTAATATTATTGATTACCCAGAGGTCTTTTACTTTACGGCTATCAGATCTATTTAGTACAAAATATTTAGAGTTTGGCGACCATAACACATAGGCTCTTCTTCTTTTTTTATTGTTTTTTTCATTTTCCTCATTGTTCTCGCCATCACCATTGCTACCGTATGAATAGAATTTCAGTCCATCTTTTGTTAGTTGATTTTCAACAATAGTACTATCGTCTTCATTCTTAACCGCCTTTTTATAATTTTCCTTATCCATCCAATACAGGTTATAATTCCTGGTAAAGATAATTGCTGAGGAATCCGGAGCTACAGAGCCCCAATTCGGTTTTGCCTTAGGCTTAGCATAGTTTGAGACTTCAGTTAATTTTGCCCCGGCCAGCACATAATTGAAGAAATAGATTTTTTTCTGCATAGAATCGGCAGCTTTTTTATCCTTTCTATCCTTCTTAAGTTCATCAACAGAACTCTTCACTTCAAAGGTCACTGCTTTTTCATCACTAGAGAATTTCAGGTTTTCTAAAGGCAGATGTTGCGCATCAAAAGGATCACGAATAATTGTGGTAATTTCTGCCGCTAGTTTTGCATTATCAAAGATTTTCTTTTTGGTTTTCGCTGAAGGGTCGACCAAATACCATTCTTTTCCTGACGGGGTTTCATATTCATACCAAAAACGATTGCTCAATTTCAGCCAATGTGGATCTACTGCGGTGGAATAGACCATTTTCTTAATCTTTGCAGGTGAGAATCTCGAAGCCAACTGGTAATTGGCTTTCGGAGCAGCTACTGTGGACTCTGTAATGGTAAAAGTTTTCTTTTGTGCCATGGCACTATACCCCATACAAAGCGACAATAAAAGTGGTGTGTAAAGTTTCTTCATTTGTGCTTTTTAATAAACCGTCTAAATTATTGATTACAGACGGAATAGATACTCCCTTCTTTGTAATAAATGCGATAGTTTACCTATCATTTCAATTTACGTACACGCATTTCAAAAACATCGGAAAAACATTTACGTATGAGGCTTTACAAATTTTAATTTTATGAGTAAATCAGGATTGATTTTTTAGTTTTGTACCAAATACTTATTTATGAAATATTCCTTCTTACCTCTTTTCGCTGCGGCAGTAATTTTTACTGCAGGATGCCAGTCAAAATCACAAAGCAACAGCACTGATAAAAACACTAAAGATTCCCTGACAGCAACAACGGATGGAGGAAATACACTCCCTACTGAAGAAACTCAAGCTGCGACCGGCGATATCTCTAAAATGAAAGTTGCAGACGCTAAAACCATTCTTGCACGTAAGCAGGTCCCTATTCTATGTTATCATCAGGTTCGTGACTGGAGACCAAAAGACTCTAAGGGGGCAAAGGATTATATCATCCCTATTGCGACTTTCAAGGATCATATGAAAATGCTGGCAGATAGTGGCTACCACACGATTCTTCCTGATCAGCTTTACGACTATTTAAATAATGGAACTCAATTGCCAAGCAAGCCGATCATGCTCACCTTTGATGATACTGATCTTGATCAGTTCACGATCGCTGCTCCTGAAATGAAAAAGTATGGATTTAAAGGTGTATTTTTTGTAATGACTGTTTCTATTGGCAGACCTAACTATATGAGTAAAGATCAGATTAAAGCACTTTCTGACATGGGCCATGTAATTGGTTCGCATACCTGGGATCACCATAATGTTAAGAAATACCAGGGACAGGATTGGGTAACTCAAATTGAGAAACCAACTAAAACGTTAGAAGAAATCACCGGAAAGGACATCCATCATTTCGCTTATCCTTTTGGATTGTGGAATCCTGAAGCTATTCCTGAACTTAAAAAAAGAGGGATGAAGTCGGCCTTTATCCTGGCCACCAAACGTGATGAAAATGATCCTTTATTTACAATCAGAAGAATTATTGCCAGCGGTTACTGGAGCTCTAAAACATTAAGTAACAGCATAAAAAACAGCTTTTAAGCTGAACGCTAACTACTGAAAAAATCACCATGAAAAATACCTTATTAAAAATAACTACTTTCTCGGCATTAGCCCTTTCTTCTTGTATCGGCAATAGCCAGGCAGGTAAAGAAAACACAGTTACCGGAACGGCTGCGGTAAAGGCCGTCAATACGGACAGCCTGAGCAATAAGGCTGCTACTGCATCAGAAATCATTGCAAAAAAGGAAGTTCCTGTACTTTGTTACCACCAAATCAGGGATTGGAAGGCCAGTGATTCCAAACGTGCTCATGATGACATCATTCCACCCGCAAATTTTAGTCAGCATATAAAAATGCTGGCCGATAGTGGTTATCATACTATTTTACCAGATGAATTGTATGATTATCTGAATTATGGGAAGAAGCTTCCTGAAAAACCAATTATGATCACTTTTGATGATACTGATCTTGATCAGTATACGGTAGGTGCTAAAGAATTAAAGAAACATGGTTTTAAAGGAGTATTTTTCATTATGACGGTTTCCATTGGCCGACCACGTTACATGAGTAAAGCTCAGATTAAGGAACTTTCTGACGATGGGCATATAATCGCCAGTCATACCTGGAATCACAAAAACTTTGCTCAGTTCACAGAAGAAGACTGGGAAATTCAGATTGACAAGCCGACAAAAACGCTGGAGGCCATTACCGGAAAAAAGGTGGAGTATTTTGCTTATCCTTATGGTGTTTCCAAAGCAGAGAACCTGCACAAATTGAAAGAACACGGTTTTAAAGCTGCGTTTATCTTATCTACGAAACGTGATCCGAACTATCCTTTGTTTACCATCCG
This region of Pedobacter steynii genomic DNA includes:
- a CDS encoding glycoside hydrolase family 130 protein produces the protein MRLLVERKPVKVYPDPKRVIARFFFNGDERAVEVVKHVMALSDQEIFGIISPLLQEYSKRHRNITKILTRHCKKVVNAIRDAGFDPESLDKYQRLLIGSYFTHEYSIESAAFFNPSIVEDPDQSELVEGEKRVIISFRAVGEGHISSVVFRRALIDRDNNITVIPAGNYIDEAEVIKNAVYNKKLFLKKAADSKIDIEILDELGQKLEEKFDYATLRRIILDTKSHQENDLRKLEYDKILWLSDTYHEISFSRDTDISDRIIFPISEFERKGIEDARFVRFVKNDGSVVYYATYTAFDGAMIMPKLLQTTDFYDFKISPLHGIGAQNKNLALFPRKINGKYAMMSRIDGWNNYLMYSDKLTVWDNPVKLQSPMFPWEFIQIGNCGSPIETKDGWLVITHGVGPMRRYCLGASLFDLDDPSIEIGRLDEPLVVPNNDEREGYVPNVLYSCGSIIHNDELIIPYGLSDYCSSFASVKLELLLDKLKSSSCAIIAREKAALKEEITK
- a CDS encoding glycosyltransferase family 4 protein, with the translated sequence MKIAVLAPVAWRTPPRHYGPWEQMASNLTEGLVKAGIEVTLFATGDSLTSGKLDAVIEQGYEENRDQDAKVVECLHISNLMEKAAGFDLIHNHYDFLPLSYSHLIKIPMITTIHGFSSEKIIPVYQKYNNGGYYVSISDSDRHPSLKYLKTVYNGIDTSSFVFNNHPEAYLLFFGRIHPDKGTAEAIQIAIQSNRKLIIAGIIQDHDYFRDRIAPFLNADIEFVGAAGPEQRNKLLREASALLHPISFEEPFGLSVAEAMLCGTPVVAYQRGSMPELIKHGKTGFLVKDVEEAVEAIARLGSINRKDCQEWAVSRFSQERMVKDYISLYHQILSSTS
- a CDS encoding outer membrane beta-barrel protein, with the protein product MKKLLLSLVAVSAFAFSSQAQTEKGKIMVGGNVAFDTKKSDAAGAKSNTNFQIVPSVGYFVADNFAVGTGVGYGYSKTSGIAGPNNTVISGNKNSSFVVSPFGRYYANLSESFKFFGQLSVPMAFGKDKAVDAEGNVGAKTASTTEIGVALSPGFAFYPTKKIGIEFALNGLNYNNLRKEDGNGDKIKGAGYDEFSFGANFFSPKIGIQLHF
- a CDS encoding C1 family peptidase translates to MKKILLIACGIGFSFSINAQESALKTIKDNAATAVKNQGQTGTCWNYSTTSLIESEGLRKGLGEFDLSEMYTTRNIYLEKAKNYILRQGKAQFGEGGLGHDLVRAIALYGAMPQEAFQGASGEIPNHTGLEEALKTYLDGILKKRPLDANWLKGYEQILDQKLGTPPATFEYKGKNYNAKTFAKEVLKFDANDYVNISSFTHHPYYMPFILEAPDNFANGSFYNLPLNEMINLTKSALKEGYTVMWDADVSSKNFQQKKGYAMMFADDADVKAETLNPNAKEKAYSPEIRQQLYEDLTTQDDHLMHLTGLDQSSDGKYFFKVKNSWGDVGPFKGYIEVSEPYFAINTVSLVVPKAALSKELKKKLGL
- a CDS encoding glycosyltransferase family 4 protein produces the protein MKIAYISSYPPRECGIATFNHNLLRAIGHDKIAVSDDSYVVAMNDAEGLDEYEYPKEVKYIIRQENQKDYIRAADYINTSLADACILEHEFGIYGGESGVYILPLIARLKKPLITIFHTILKDPNYMQLTIIREIAKHSSRIVVMSHRAVGFLTSIYGIPFSKIQLIEHGVPDLEAKTQNPVKQSLAFKNKRVLFTFGLISRNKGLETVIEALPAIVAQHPDVMYVILGTTHPGVVKNSGEEYRDSLKRLAKKLNVEANLTFINKFVSEEELFDYLTAAEMYITPYLNEAQITSGTLSYAVGSGSAVISTPYWHAQELLAENRGRLFDFRDSEGLAVVVNELLADEEKLNSLKANAYEYGLHLRWPNTGQVFIDVLEEAVSKYLSEMEKAGKQIIDPDMMPAFNLAHIKRLTDDTGIVQHAKYGIPNLKEGYCLDDNSRALILGILAYQQNKSKVALELLPIYLSFIQYMQREDGNFRNFLSFKREYLDEVGSEDSFGRTVWALGYLISNAPNNSYREFARDLFLKSASHFKDLSHLRGIANTIIGLAKYLEAHPYDGNMREHMDLLVAPLKASYKTNKTREWHWFEEKMTYDNGILPLALFCHYEVSKDPESLHIGLESMEFLSQKTLNDGYLNPVGNDGWLFRESSEMALYDQQAIETMAMVLMYFKAYEITNELTYIKQMYLCYQWFLGENSLRLPLYDHETKGCGDGLQPHGVNRNQGAESTLAYWISHLMVLQALESEYEYIQSGDLLSIQKEADNPLI
- a CDS encoding glycosyltransferase family 2 protein; the protein is MKTKYEYPLISCICITHNCPELLLKSIISFEHQDYPNKELVISYPSTDETSRNLIEKVIRLSQLNIIQVEREKEESLGSARNLAVTNANGNYICTWDDDDWHHPERLTYQMNTILSDQQYKASMIRRVILYNKATSIAYLSVSYNWSGTLLCEKELINSILTKPLTVLKTLH